The sequence TTccgaattaaaaaaaaaaaaaatcgatcttTTTTAAGTCGAGAAGGCGAACTTAAAGGTTATAAGTTTAATTCTTGGAAAACCTCGCCCATTGCGAGAACATTTTGTgcagttgtttaccttttgtcTTATGACAGGTGCTAGCAccaattttctcatttttgttgcCGAGATACCAGATCGGGGCTGCAAATAAGAAAGGAATGCCAGTTTCTCGGGACCCTGAGGCTCTAGTGGCCAAGTATTCAGATCCACTAGTATACACTGGCTCCATCAGAGTTAGGACCGGCTATGAAATTCTCCGCATCTCATCCTTCCTGCAGCAGAATCTGCAGAGAATGCGGGTTCCTTTTCTAGTCCTCCATGGCACTGCTGACACTGTGACTGACCCAGAAGCTTCTCAAAAACTGTATGAAGAAGCCTCCTCAACTGACAAAACAATCAAGTTACTTGACGGGTTTTTACATGATATCCTCTTTGAACCAGAGCGAGAAGAGATCATGCGAGACATAATTGAATGGTTTAGGTGTAGACTATAGTGCTAGGTAGCTATGGGGAGATACTGCAACTTCTCTAGATATATTAGAAGTTCTAATGTTCTATACTCaggaaatgggaaaaaaaattgagaaggaACAGGGGGGTTCAAATTGGATCAGCATTTCTAATGAAATGCTTAAAAAGGTCTCCATTGAAGTAGATAATCTAATCCTGTATTAATAAATTTCCGATATTTATGATGACTGAACTTGGGGATGTTGATTCTTCATTGACTAAAACTTATATGGTGTTCTAAGCATATATTTCTTCTGCGCAAGCCTTCAATTTCTCTGGAAATACGAGGTTTGCTTACTGATGTGTGTAGCATTTGCTATCATTGTCGTCGGCAGAGTGAAAGTTCCTGATGTTATGTATACTGTTCTATTACATTTTTCCTTCCATGGCTCCATGAACAAATAGACAGTAAGGTTGCAGGCAAGTTACATAACAGTCCTTACCTTTTGAGCCAGATATCATATTTTTGGGGGAAAAATCTGGTATAATGCAGAAGCAGCAGAAGTAGTTTCAACATAAAATAAGTGAAAACCAACAAGCCGAGGTATGGCATTTACAAGTGAACATAGGATCATTACCTCAAATTTCTAGAGAACGAGCGCAGTGCATAGCATCTCTGGGCACCGTAAAGAGTAGAGACATAGCAATGCTACTCATGACTTATTGTGCAAGGGATTTATCTGGTTCTGAAGTTCTCATTGTGATGACACCATGATGCTAGCAAAAACTGTAAACATGTTTAGGTGATGTAGCAGATGCACATTCACGTCCAAGGTTGTCGAACAGATGATCGACGTATCCTCCATGAACGTTTTACATTTATGTGCCTACTTGTCGATCTTTCTGAGCGTGTTCACATAAGTGTAACTGGAAAGCGATATAAAAAGCTTGCGGAACCTGTAGAAATGAACTAACATCATTAAACCAAAAAATATGGCTAACTAAATGGGTAGTTCATTTTTACATATGCTGCTCATGACTCGTGGGACAAGCCAAGAGTGTTCTGCCCAAATGAGTCTGATCAAGAAATTAGACTCACTAATAATTGCATTGAAGAGGACCTCAGGATATTCGTTTGCTGTTCTTTTTTGGACAGTAAGGGAAATCATTCATACTTACCAAACCCATTGGCTCGAGTGTTGTGCCATTGCATGGAAGCTCTTCTTTGGATGTTCATTTACGATGCAATGTGTCAACCTTTCTGGGATTCTCTTGGAGTAGAAATTAGACAACCAAATATCAATAGGTCCAATATACTTGCGGAATAAACTTGTACTGACCTGATAATAATTGTacataaattaaaatcaattaATATGGCAACTCCAGCTTCAAAGGAAAGTTTTCTGAGCTCAATCAAGTACAAATAAGACCCGGAACTATTTCCACCACATAATTAAAACTATATTGTGATATGACAATAATGGTGCAAACGAAAAGTAAATCCTGTTCGATGTTCAGGAGAGCAGTCTTGGTTTCTCAAAGAGTATATTATGAAGAGTGGGCTTCGGCTTGCTGTGTTATTTCACCATATATAAATTAGTATGAAAAAACTGAATAAGCAGTATGCATGGTCGTCAAATTTGCCTTtataatgaaaagaaagatattTAACTTAAGCTAGAAAGTTTAAATCAAAAGAAACGTACTAGTTCCCAGGCTTCAATATCTCTTCGTGAAGTATCATGAAAGTACTTGCTGCttataaaatgaagaaaaaatataagTAAATGAATAAAGGACTACATAAATTTCAGATGCACAAGTAAGACAGAATAAGAATATATTTGAATGGAGACCAAAATACAATAATTTGCTTACCATACCCCATAATGCACATCCCGGTGGTTACAATGACCCGAAACACCATATTGATCAAAAGTGATAATCTAAAAAATTCAAGTAACAAGTTGGAAATGTCAAATGAACAATCAATATTGCTGTAAACATAAAAatttgtaagctaaccacacAGCACTAACAAAAAGATGTTAATGGCAGCACGAGGAAAAAGGCAGGAATCTACAAAACCCCTACAAGTTTGTTTACACCTTAGAACACTGGTGAATAAAGAACTTGTGAGGAACAGAATCCAGATCATACCACGTCAATGCCAGCACCAGATATTTCCTCTTCAATGATCTTTGCCACTAAGCTGTGGTTCCAAACTTTGCCAAATCCAtcctataaattaataaatcataGAAaggtcaagaaaaaaaaatcaaattaaatacaCGAGATTCTTACAAAAAATCTTGGACAAAAACCTGCAAGTCTGGATGGTCTAGAGTCCTCactttctcaagtagaacctgaaaagaaatgcatatatatgaaacataacttcctTTTATCTTTTCAGGCTTTATAACCTCTTTTTATATGATTCTTTGCAAAATTGGTAAATTTGAGCAGTAGGATAACAAAGGAAATTGGGCTACTTAAAGAAGCTTTTCCTGGCTTCCACGTTCAATCATGCAAGTAAATGTAGTGTCTTTTGTACAATATTTCAAATGACCTTAAGGACTGCACAAGCCTGGTAGAGTTCATTTTTTCTAAGGTTTCCCATACCATCTGCATTACCTACAAACAGGACGAAACAATGAGCAAAGAAACCATTAAAGAAGTTAAGCTCAGAGAAAATGGTCTAGCAAGACAATCTTCACCTTAACGATATTAATTTATAAGCTATTTAGATTTAGAAATATGGCAGCTCTTTTAAGTATTTTCTTCAGCCTGTAAGCAATTTGATCTTAGCCTATTGTAATCTATAGGCTTGTAATATGCTAGAAGTACTTGATACTAATCCTACTTCTTTGTATTCTTGAAAATATTTCTCAATCCAAGGAAATATGTATTACCAACTGATAAGCACAGTATATGAAGATTATGCCCTCTCGCTATCAGATAATTTATTGTTGGAGAGAAGAACCTGCAACCATGAATACAAGTtttaaatacaaaacaaaatcaaatagtaTACAAAACAACATCAGAATACGAAAACTCAACCATCATCGGTGCCCAAAAATTGCATTATAAAATTTCCcaaataaaagataaatcaaTTCATTCAGCCCTGATTGTAACTGCTATAATTATAATAGACCATTTTTGCTAAAAATtcataaatcaatgaaataaggGATCAGCTTGACAGTGTGGGAAAAGTTTGAATCACCAATCAAACACCatgacttcaaagttcaaactggACATAAAGCCAGAAATCACACACTTATAGCAATTGACAAATATGGCATTTAGCACTTACATAGATTCATCATCTGGGTGAGCAATAACCAGCAAGACATTTTTCTTGATAAAACAATGACCTGGACTCAATTAAGTGAAAGGTGTATTAGAACTCAACTCTATGAGGAAAAAACCGTGAAAGAAACCCATTCAATATTCACATTGGAATACCCACCATTGTCTAGGAAAGAAGCCTTGGAAGGTGCAAACAGAACTTTGCACAGAGAAGCTATCCAGAGCACAGTCAATGATAAAATTATCAAGAGCCAACCCATGTAGCACACACCTAACAAGCAGTGAATAAATAGAGCACATTATGCATCTCAAACAACCTGAACCCAGAAAGAAAAAGATCAAAAGAAGTAAAATTTGAAAGTGTGCAGTCGTGTTGATCTAAAGAGAACGCgaaaaggaaggaagaaaaatagagaaatgagATTACCTTTCCTTTGTTTGATCTCTAAGTCAATACAAAGATTTCAACCGACCCAAAACCAGAGAATATCACACAAGGTTGCTAAACTAACAAAGCCGTCTGCTGGAGGTTGGAGAGAGGCGTCGGTGGGGATAGATAGCTTACAGAGTAGAGTTTATGGTGAGGAGCGGGGCAATCGCCGGCGGAATGGTTTGGCGTTAGAGGGGAATCGGGTAAGAAATCATAATGGGCTGAAGCGGATGAGAATCAACAACAAAAGGCCCATGAGAAACTATCAAGAATGGAAAAATTAAGGCCTTGTATCCTATaacataaatatttaaaaatcagTACCAAGAGGTAGTGGTGGCAAAAAATCGAGTCCGAATCGGATAAcaacacgtgtttacgaaatatttatatgtctgaaTCCTAACCCTATtgaatttcggacgtacttaattgaccaaacctgaACAAGTAAACCGAATAATAATCTCATCATTGTTAGAGtataaacaagtaaactaaACAAGATTTATGTATTTAGACCCGGATTCGgttttaaaccaaacaaaaaaatgatgTTTGTACTAGAATTTCGGTTTAATTTGGTTTTGACAAATTTGATCATTTGGACCAGACAACATTTTGCCACCCCTACCAATAAGTATCTACTCTTTTTACTGAAATATGGCcccaaatatcaaattaatgctTAATTAATCATGCAATTAcatgtaattgtttttttttccatggaATTTATTTTATCATGGGGTGTTTTTAACTGATTGTATAAGTTTTGGTCCTTTATCACAAGAACATGCCATTTAACTTTTATGTTAACTAATCTTAGATTTGTCCTTTTCAAGTCAAAACAGAAATGCCACTTGCATTCAATTTTATATGCATAACTTAATAAACAAGCTCCAATTAAATTTCtaatatataattgtattttttatatatataaatctttAGTCTTATAGGTCCAAATTTGGTATTAGGCCCAACTCCAGCTTAACAGGCCCATCGCTAAGCATTCATAGGCCCGCGTCCTAAAATATAtacggacaattggcagtaatagcactttagacaacttaattgtaaaaaggtcatggacatttttaaaattgtaaaaaagtgcaatttaagggtaatttggtcatctgacttaagatattttttagtttatacctataataccctcctctttcttcttcttctccctccaactatccaactctagtgtgtcatctctttctctcattcttatctactaaaagttatcttcttctttctctcattcttcttcttcttcttcttcttctggttctcgatctggttcttcgttgtcttcttctccgtttttggccgagtttctcctctcttcatctccttcttcgtcgttgctcaatctggactgcgtcgagttgctctgcttcgtttttgacagatctggactatgcttcgttgttaaatctgggttgtgctttgtttttttgcagatctggactctggttcgttttttgcagagatgtatcgctatagtatcactatagtatcaccaacaccaaaaaaccactaaaatgatgaaactagtatgcatacttcatcttcctaactacttttcctttcttgattttcgtttcttggttacctctcttgttcgttttgaaaaaacatttacaagtgcagagatgtatcactatagtatcacgaacacaaaaaattcattaaaatgatacaattgaaccaatatgcatacttgttcttcctaattacttttcctttcttggttttctttttttggtttgtacatctcttgctcgttttggaaaaacatttacagctgcagagatgtatcactatagtatcacgaacatcaaaaatccactaaaatgacataattgaaccagaaagacatgtaatgctatcaaatttacattctaacatttatatcatcattttatgagccaaaaatataaattgaacactaaattggatcttctacttaaaagtatcactattgtatcacaattcgtggagagagaaaatcaaaattgaggttattttggtaaaagatgatccccagtgtacttttttaaaaggatgttttagtgattgcacttttttacaattaagtataatctagtgtaccggcctccaaaaatcCCAAATATATATAAGCTTAAATAGGCTTATGACCTAAGCTTCAGCTTAATAGGCCCACAGCCTAAGAGAATTGTCAGCCACTCAGCCTAATAGGCCCACAGTCTAGGCAACCGCCAACTCAACAGGCCTTGACATAAGCTTCGGTTTAACAAAC is a genomic window of Tripterygium wilfordii isolate XIE 37 chromosome 16, ASM1340144v1, whole genome shotgun sequence containing:
- the LOC119981286 gene encoding probable N-acetylglucosaminyl-phosphatidylinositol de-N-acetylase — translated: MGWLLIILSLTVLWIASLCKVLFAPSKASFLDNGHCFIKKNVLLVIAHPDDESMFFSPTINYLIARGHNLHILCLSVGNADGMGNLRKNELYQACAVLKVLLEKVRTLDHPDLQDGFGKVWNHSLVAKIIEEEISGAGIDVIITFDQYGVSGHCNHRDVHYGVCKYFHDTSRRDIEAWELVSTSLFRKYIGPIDIWLSNFYSKRIPERLTHCIVNEHPKKSFHAMAQHSSQWVWFRKLFISLSSYTYVNTLRKIDK